The DNA sequence AAAAGGTGCCCCAAGGCGTGATGAAAGATGTCTTTTCTCTATCTTCGACTGCCATCTTGATCTGATTGTacccagagaaaccgtccatgaaggagaaGACCTTGGACTTTGCAGCGCTGTCAACCAATACATCGATGTGAGGTAGAGGAAAGTCATCTTTCGGACTAGCCTTGTTCAAATCCCGGTAGTCAACGCACATCCTGACCTTGCCGTCCCTCTTTGGAACAGGCACTATGTTGGCTAACCATTGGGGATACTCTGATGTGACAAGAAAACCTGCATCGATCTGCTTCTGTACTTCCTCTTTGATCTTGAGAGCCATGTCAGGGCGAGttcttctcagtttctgtttgaCTGGTGGGCATTCGGGCTTCAAAGGCAAACGGTGCTCCACAATACGGGGATCCAagccgggcatatcttggtacgaccatgcgaaCACATCGACGTATTCTTTGAGTAATTCAATCACCCTTCGTTTGACAGTTGCCTCAAGCGATGCCCCAATCTTGACTTCCTTCTTATCTTCCTCGGTTCCCAAGTTAATCACCTCTACTACCTCCTCATGAGGCCGAAtggttttcttttcatattccaATAACCGAGCAAGTTCCTTCGGGATTTCATCATCCTCCTCCTCTTCAGCCTCGTAGACAGGAGATTCGTAGTTGGGAGAGAGTGCAGGGTTATTATGTTCAACGGGCTCATAAATGCCTAGTCTGcatatgattgatgattgattttagaaaatgaGTGAACAATGCggactttttataattaattgaaatcagaaaacaaaaataaaatattttgggtTTTTTGTGTTACCATTTTCCAGAAAGAGCAATAAGCATAGATATCGGGATAAACCACATTTTCCATTAATAAGAGTAGTGCTTGAAACAAAACAGCCCTACATAATTGCGCTTTCGTCCTGGGCAAGACGAAAGGAtccttttttgaaaaacaaacaaacagaaaaacaaaGACACATTACTTTGATGCATGAACCACTGAAGGGATGTCAACCGCGTCCCAGTTGCGAACAAGTTTTCCAGGTGTGACAAATGCAAGCACTATCTCTTCAGGAGCATCTTCCAAGACAGCATTGGCTTCTGGCGAGTTGTTGATGAACCCGGCGCTACAAAAGGTGCTAGTAATGGAGCTTGATCCAACACTGTTCGTTGCGGATCCTGCAGAAGAAGCAAATCCCAGTCCTTCACGGTTTTTACTCTCCAGCAACTGCACAACTTTTCCCCATCCTACACCTGTTCCTTCCTGCACCACTTTCTGTGCGCTCTTCCAAGTAGCAAAAGATACTTCATTTTTCTCTGGCTTTTTACCCTCTAAAGTCAGGCCTTGGAAAGAGGTTCCTTCTGTTTCATCAGCACCAATAAAGGAAAAAGCTGACAAATGACTAACCAACAAGGCTTCCTCTCCACTCACAGTGATCAATTTCCCATTTCTGACAAACTTCAGCTTTTGATGCAAGGTGGATGTCACGGCCCCAGCTTCATGGATCCATGGCCTACCCAAAAGGCAACTGTATGCGGCTTGGATATCCATCACCTGGAATGTAATTTGGAAAACAAACGGCCCAATTGTAACGGGCAAATCAACCTCCCCGATAACAGACTTTCTTGATCCATCAAACGCTTTGACAACCACCCTGCTTCTTCTCATGGGAGGCCCCCGGTAGGAAAGTTGATCTAATGTGGATTTGGCCATTACATTCAATGAGGAACCAGTGTCCACAAGTACATTCGACAGAGCATCAGACTTGCAGTTCACCGATATATGTAACGCCAGATTGTGGTTCCTCCCCTCCTCAGGAAGTTCTTCATCACTAAAACTCAAATTATTGCAGGCAGTAATGTTTCCTACTATACTGTCCAATTGATTAACAGTCACGTCCCTCTCCACAAAAGCTTGGTCCAACACCTTCATTAGAGCCTCACGGTGTGCTTCTGAGTTCAATAGCAGAGACAAAATGGATATCTTAGAGGGAGTTTGCAGCAGCTGGTCTACTACTTTATACTCACTCTTCTGGATCAGTTTCAGAATTTCGTCATGATCAGAATTCTTACTAGTCCCATTGGATTGGCCTACTTCCTTCCTTGTACCGGGGCCATTCACTGTCGCTTGTTTAACTGCCGGATCATTCACTTTCTTTGCAAACAATGTGGGGATAACACGTCCATTCCTTAGAACTTTACCGTCACTAGCAATGTTGTCCACAGAAATCGCAGGAGTTGGAGAGGGCAAAGGCACCTCCTGCCCACCTTCCAACATCGTGGCACTATACTTGTAAGGGACCGCTTTTAGAGAAGCATACGGCATAGGTCCTGGCAAACTAATCACTAGTGGAGTAGTAGTTGATTCCCCACTGTTACAACTTATTTCCAACCGCTGAAACTCGGGGGTAATGACGCACACTTCTCTGTCCTTCCTCTTGATGGTTAGTTCTCTGCTGTCTATCAGCCCTTGTATGTCCCCTTGTACCTTCGGGCATCCTTTTACATTCACTGGACATATTTCACACGCTGCATGATCATGGTCAAACAGAGCTGCCTCGCACATCTTGATATGTATTGGGACCAGGGGAGTTCGAATGTGCTGGACGTTCAGGATGACACCGTCTTCATCACAATCTTGTATCATGTTAACAGCAGGCCCATGGTTCGGCAGAGGGTTCGCCTGAACATTGGGATTCTGATCTTTAAAGGATAGCAAGTTGGCCCGGACTAGTTTTTGCACTTCATTTTTCAGGACATAGCAGTTTTCAACGTCATGACCTGGGGCCCCTTGGTGGAAAGCACAGGTTAAATCATGACGAAACCAGGGAGGTAAAACATCTGGTGTACGAGGGGGTGTTCTGACCTGGACAAGGTTTTTGGCGAGCAGGGCGGGAAGTAAGTCAGCATATTTCATCGGGATTGGATCAAAGGTTGTTTTTTGGCGGTTTTGTGAGTGATATGGTTGTTGGGGGGTCTGCGGgcgattttgttgtttttgaggGTATTGTGGCTGATGGTACTGCTGTGGAGGATATTGTTGTGGAGGGTATTGTTGTGGAGGGTATTGGTGTGGAGGGTATTGTTGGGGGTAATGTGGCCTTTGTTGGTGATATGATGGGTTTGGGATAGTGGATGCGACGGTGATATGATGGGTTTGGGATAGTGGATGCGACATTCGCGACCTGACGATATGGGGTGAAATTCTGCTGAGGCTTACCATGAGCTACCATTCCCACCTCTTGATCTTTCTTCTTCGCAAAGTGGCCTCCAAACTTCTTGGCATTACTTGCGGCAGGGGCACTTTCCCCAGTCAAACGTCCCTCTCGGACACCTTCCTCTAATCGCACACCCATGTTGACCATTTCAGTGAAGTCTGTTGGTGCACTTGCAACCATTTTCTCGTAATAAAACTGGCTCAGGGTCTTCAGAAATATTTTGGTCATTTCCCTTTCTTCCAACGGCGGGACAATCTGGGCAGCCACTTCCCTCCAACGCTGGGCATACTCCTTGAacgtttccttctctttttgtgTCATCGCACGGAGCTGATCATGATCTGGGGCCATGTCCAAATTGTACTTATACTGCCGGATGAACGCTTCACCCAGGTCATTGAAAGTACGAATGCTCGCACTGTCCAAATTCATATACCACTTCAGAGCGGCCCCAGTTAGGCTGTCCTGAAAGAAATGAATAAGCAGCTTATGATTGTCAGTATACATGGACATTTTCCGCGCGTACATCACCAAGTGACTGCGGGGACAAGAGTTCCCTTTATACTTCTCGAAGTCTGGCACCCTGAACTTGTGAGGGATAGTAACATTTGGGACCAAGCACAATTCACAGGCGTCCTTCCCGAACAGATCTCTTCCTCGGAGGGCTTCGACTTCCCTTTGCATACCATCAAATCTTTCTTGGAGTTCTTCCATCTTGTCGAAGGCTACAACATTTTCAGCTTGGAAAATTGGTTCAACCTCCTGTTGAATAGTGTGAATCAGTGGAGCTGAATAAGTCATTGCAGCTTGAGGGAAAGAGGTATTGGGTTGCGGAACCGGTGCTGACTGCTGAGCAAAAGGAGGTGGAACTTCAGATACAGTGGGCTGGGGGCTTCCACAGACTGGAGGTGGCATTCCCCATGTACAACCTGGAGGCAAAAAGAGGGGTGGAGAAGTCACCGTAGATAGCGGGGTTGTGCTCACCAAGGGCTGCTCTACAGTAGCGGCGGCAGCTTGAGAGTTCTGGGCTGACAGGAGTGCACTCATCATGGTCGTCAACCTATCCATTCCCTCTCGTAAAGTGGCAACCTCCTCCCTGAGACTCTGATTTTCTTGTTCAACTATATCCATCCTCTTCCGATTGGCCCTGGTGTTGTAAATGCGAGTTGGTTTGTGGAGAATTCGTCGGGCCACTTTCCTTGGGCGGCGGTTGATTGACTCCCCCTTTTGAAGTAGTGAACACAGTGTGAGACTCGATTTAGAAACCATGAATGCAACATGATGCATGCTTATgcttatgcaaaaagaaagggaaCAAATTATTATCGAAGAACTTGTTAGAGAAATTGTAAACATCATAAACTGAAACACTTCACTTAAGCATTGgaatattacaaattttttttttttttttttttttttttttttttttttacaagtcaaGAGATTTCGGGAGCTAAAATCTAAACATAAGGTCCTAAGAACTTCAGACTCAAACTCCCGGAGTAGATGGGTCCTCGGAATCTGAATGTGCACGGGAGAACAAGTCCATAAACTCCTCTTCCTTCTAGCATCTTGGTGGAGCAAAACGTCTTTCCGACGAAGCAAGTCGTCCTTCTCAATCATCCTCTGGTTCTGGATAAAAAGCTCACGGCTCTGTTGGGCTATCTTCCCTTCAAAGTCTCATTCTCTTGCTCTAGCTCCTGGCATCTCCTCTTCcaagtttctttttcttgccTTTCTTTGGTTAATTGTTCATGAAACTCTTCCTTAGTATCAAAGGGGATAGGCAAGGATGATGGTGGGATGGTGGACGATAGGTATCTAGGTAAGCGGTAGGGTAGGCCAAAGCTCTTGGTCCTATCAATAACCCACTGGGTATAAGATTCGTGCACATAGTCTGATTTCTTTCCCAACTGACTTCTGTTGAGTCTGCGGATAGCGCTCCAAGCTTGTGCGAATCTTTCCCTTTTGTTCGAGTGATCTCCATGGTTAAGATAGAATTCATTAGTCAAGGCAAGGTTGTTTGGTTTTGTCTTTATCGGGTACCCAAATTGTCGTCGAGCGAGAAGTGGGTTGTAGCTAATTCCGCCACGCATACCCAAAAGAGGTACGTTGGGATATTCACCACAACTCACAATAATCTCTCCAACATCACTAGCTGCTTGGTACCAAACAATGTCAGATGGGTCAAGAGTCATGATTCGGCGAGGCCAGGAAAGCTTGTCATCATTGGTCTTGAAGGCACGGGATTGAGGTAAGTGGAAGGTAAACCATTGATAGAGTAAAGGTGCACAACAAGAAATGGTTCCCCGGCCAGCCTGGGTACGGTCATGGATAGAATGGTAGGTATCGGCGAGTAGAGTGGGTACGGGGTTCTTTGTAAGAAAGATTTTAATGGCATTGATATCGATGAAGTTGTCAACATTTGGGAAGAATAAAAGGCCATATATAAGGAGGGCTAGGATAGAATGGAAGGCAAGTATACTAGCTGCTTCAGCAAATATGGAGGCTTGTTGGTAGAGGAAGTGGGTGGGAAGACCTTGGAGGCCTCCTTTAGAGGTAAGGTTTGCTTGGATGATGGAGGTTTTAAGATGGAGGGCGGCTGCGATGTCGGAGGGTTTAGGGGTAGGCTCAAAACCATGGAAAGGTATCTTGTCTGGCACAGGTAAACCTACTAGGTAGGAGTACTCTTCAAGTGTGGGGACAAGCTGGTAATCGGGAAATGTGAAGCAATGGTAGAGCGGGTCATAGAACTGAACCAGGGTCTCTAGGCATCCTTCCTCAACATCTACTCTAAGAATTCTGAGCAACTTCCCATGATGAGCTTGAAAATCAACTGGATCACTTACTAAAGATGCTAGCTCCCTTAATCTCAACAGGTCTGTTTTTTTGAAAAGGTACTTCCTAGTGCTTCTCAGTGGGATGTCCATATCTACAAAGTTTACAAAAAGCTTGTCTAAGTCCTTCGATaatttggatgaaaaaaaagagtttatgcATGGATGCATGTATGCATGATTATGCCACAGTATGGAGAAAACATGGTGAAGTTAAGTCCAAAATGTTGGAGTTAAGGGTAAACACGCCATTTGGTAAGGACTATGGTTTCATATGTACCTGTATCACGGGTTCTACCAAGTTCCCAAAGTCATTGACCACTTCCGGATATTGTCGGATTACGGGACTACTCCCGGTCCAACAACGTCCATAGGAAAGCCTCGTTTGAGTGTAGTATCGCGTATCAACCAATTCAAGACTACTCTTGATTAGCCACCGCACTACGTCCTAAAAGGCTAAGATGGGTTAAAGGTAACTAAAGGTCCTCAACTTCATAGGTCGCTTGGAAATATTAATGCTGAACACGACTACTCATGCCAACATAGTAATATTCCCAAGATCCCTCCATTGAGCGGGGTTATCACATGTGCCACATCCGAAACTCACTCTCGGAAAGACACTATGATTATACCACCATCCTATCTTATGTTTCCCTCAAGTCCGGGTGTAGGACTTATCTCACCACTCACGTAAAAGATAAACACTTAAGCACGTATTTACagtttcaaataataataaagcataaagatgaagaaaaacaaGATAGGTTTAACCCACTTAGGAGTgtgatccccagtggagtcgccatttTCTGTCGCGGTGATTTTTGGATATCAAGCTATTGATTAGCATTGACTCGCATTTTTAAGATCACCaccgatcttttatttttccgaagaaaagggagaaagctcgaaaaaccctatttttgagAGATCAAAGGTCCGGGGTTGGTTACGCAAAGGGAAGGTACTAGCACCCTAAACGTCTATAGTACTCTATAGGAACCTCttgcttattttatctttatgctaaattaattatttgtttggaaATAAATGCTCAAGTGTGGAAAGATTAAAGAGGTGGGTtcgaaagaaaggagaagaaaaaagtttttgtttatttttatttgatttgggaagACAAAGTCTTTTGCCTACATACCCGAATGGGATCAAAATCATGTAGTTCGGAGTAGAAAGTCAAGTGAttggttttgattgattttaaagttCGAAAAAAGAAGAGTTTAGGCAAGGTAAGAGGCCGAAAAGgcatagaagaaataaaagaagtgagttcgattgattttaaattagaaaaaaatgttttgattgattaaagattgattaaagatttgattaagaaagaaagaaaagattgaccctttttttgaaattttgattatggaaagtttttttttttttttttttttttttttttttttaattatgcggAGATAAGTCTAAACGCGCCGGATCCCTTAAAATGACGTTGGATCAAGTGAGGGTCCTTTTCCTCGGATACGgttcaaatcacatgatcgtccTCGGcggaaacataaaaataaatgtgagtgtCGGTGcagattctcatttttttttttttttttttttttttacattggacCTAGATACATTCTAAttggcaataataaataaaaattgcaaatgcattaaaataaatatgctggaagaaataataaaatgcatgaaatacaaaacaataaatacatatggtgcataaaataaataaagaaaatgaaatgcaagacataaaaataaatataatgctggaaataaataaaaaaaagaaaataaaaatgcaagacataaaataaacatgatgctaaaaaataaaaaaaatgcaagacataaagtaaatatgatgcatagaataaaaaataaacaaaataaaataataaaaaaaaacaaacataaaataagtatgatgctgaaaataaaataaaacgaaaataaaaatgcaatacagaa is a window from the Glycine max cultivar Williams 82 chromosome 2, Glycine_max_v4.0, whole genome shotgun sequence genome containing:
- the LOC100792217 gene encoding uncharacterized protein gives rise to the protein MDIVEQENQSLREEVATLREGMDRLTTMMSALLSAQNSQAAAATVEQPLVSTTPLSTVTSPPLFLPPGCTWGMPPPVCGSPQPTVSEVPPPFAQQSAPVPQPNTSFPQAAMTYSAPLIHTIQQEVEPIFQAENVVAFDKMEELQERFDGMQREVEALRGRDLFGKDACELCLVPNVTIPHKFRVPDFEKYKGNSCPRSHLVMYARKMSMYTDNHKLLIHFFQDSLTGAALKWYMNLDSASIRTFNDLGEAFIRQYKYNLDMAPDHDQLRAMTQKEKETFKEYAQRWREVAAQIVPPLEEREMTKIFLKTLSQFYYEKMVASAPTDFTEMVNMGVRLEEGVREGRLTGESAPAASNAKKFGGHFAKKKDQEVGMVAHGKPQQNFTPYRQVANVASTIPNPSYHRRIHYPKPIISPTKATLPPTIPSTPIPSTTIPSTTISSTAVRTPPRTPDVLPPWFRHDLTCAFHQGAPGHDVENCYVLKNEVQKLVRANLLSFKDQNPNVQANPLPNHGPAVNMIQDCDEDGVILNVQHIRTPLVPIHIKMCEAALFDHDHAACEICPVNVKGCPKVQGDIQGLIDSRELTIKRKDREVCVITPEFQRLEISCNSGESTTTPLVISLPGPMPYASLKAVPYKYSATMLEGGQEVPLPSPTPAISVDNIASDGKVLRNGRVIPTLFAKKVNDPAVKQATVNGPGTRKEVGQSNGTSKNSDHDEILKLIQKSEYKVVDQLLQTPSKISILSLLLNSEAHREALMKVLDQAFVERDVTVNQLDSIVGNITACNNLSFSDEELPEEGRNHNLALHISVNCKSDALSNVLVDTGSSLNVMAKSTLDQLSYRGPPMRRSRVVVKAFDGSRKSVIGEVDLPVTIGPFVFQITFQVMDIQAAYSCLLGRPWIHEAGAVTSTLHQKLKFVRNGKLITVSGEEALLVSHLSAFSFIGADETEGTSFQGLTLEGKKPEKNEVSFATWKSAQKVVQEGTGVGWGKVVQLLESKNREGLGFASSAGSATNSVGSSSITSTFCSAGFINNSPEANAVLEDAPEEIVLAFVTPGKLVRNWDAVDIPSVVHASKLGIYEPVEHNNPALSPNYESPVYEAEEEEDDEIPKELARLLEYEKKTIRPHEEVVEVINLGTEEDKKEVKIGASLEATVKRRVIELLKEYVDVFAWSYQDMPGLDPRIVEHRLPLKPECPPVKQKLRRTRPDMALKIKEEVQKQIDAGFLVTSEYPQWLANIVPVPKRDGKVRMCVDYRDLNKASPKDDFPLPHIDVLVDSAAKSKVFSFMDGFSGYNQIKMAVEDREKTSFITPWGTFCYRVMPFGLINAGATYQRGMTTLFHDMMHKEIEVYVDDMIVKSGTEEEHVEYLLKMFQRLRKYQLRLNPNKCTFGVRSGKLLGFIVSQKGIEVDPDKVKAIREMPVPQTEKQVRGFLGRLNYISRFISHMTATCGPIFKLLRKDQGVVWTKDCQKAFDSIKNYLLEPPILIPPVEGRPLIMYLTVLEDSMGCVLGQQDETGRKEHAVYYLSKKFTDCESRYSLLEKTCCALAWAAKRLRHYMINHTTWLISKMDPIKYIFEKPALTGRIARWQMLLSEYDIEYRTRKAIKGSVLADHLAHQPIEDYQPIKFDFPDEEIMHLKMKDCDEPLLGEGPDPESRWGLIFDGAVNVFGNGIGAVIITPEGNHLPFAARLQFDCTNNVAEYEACILGIEKAIDLKIKNLDIYGDSALVINQIKGEWETRHPGLIPYKDYAKHLLTFFNKVELHHIPRDENQMADALATLSSMYEVSHRNNLPTIRIQRLERPAHVFAVEEVVDDKPWFHDIKCFLQSQEYPPGASNKDRRTLRRLSGNFFLNGDVLYKRNFDMVLLRCVDKQEAEFLMHEVHEGSFGTHSNGHAMARKLLRAGYYWMSMETDCCKHARKCHKCQIYADRIHVPPTTLNVLSSPWPFSMWGIDMIGRIEPKASNGHRFILVAIDYFTKWVEAASYANVTKQVVVRFIKNQIICRYGVPNRIITDNGTNLNNKMMKDLCEEFKIEHHNSSPYRPQMNGAVEAANKNIKKIVQKMVVTYKDWHEMLPYALHGYRTSVRTSTGATPFSLVYGMEAVLPVEVEIPSTRVLIEAQLSEAEWCQSRYDQLNLIEEKRMKALCHGQLYQQRMKQAFDKKVHPRVFQEGDLVLKKVLSFQPDSRGKWTPNYEGPYVVKRTFSGGALILTTMDGDELPRPVNADAVKKYFV
- the LOC121174305 gene encoding uncharacterized protein, which encodes MDIPLRSTRKYLFKKTDLLRLRELASLVSDPVDFQAHHGKLLRILRVDVEEGCLETLVQFYDPLYHCFTFPDYQLVPTLEEYSYLVGLPVPDKIPFHGFEPTPKPSDIAAALHLKTSIIQANLTSKGGLQGLPTHFLYQQASIFAEAASILAFHSILALLIYGLLFFPNVDNFIDINAIKIFLTKNPVPTLLADTYHSIHDRTQAGRGTISCCAPLLYQWFTFHLPQSRAFKTNDDKLSWPRRIMTLDPSDIVWYQAASDVGEIIVSCGEYPNVPLLGMRGGISYNPLLARRQFGYPIKTKPNNLALTNEFYLNHGDHSNKRERFAQAWSAIRRLNRSQLGKKSDYVHESYTQWVIDRTKSFGLPYRLPRYLSSTIPPSSLPIPFDTKEEFHEQLTKERQEKETWKRRCQELEQENETLKGR